A genomic segment from Asterias amurensis chromosome 6, ASM3211899v1 encodes:
- the LOC139938935 gene encoding leucine-rich repeat-containing protein 43-like, whose protein sequence is MPVAIGIDAFTAFERQLRTLCLTEFPCGRGSWRTLSDKSLPESRFTTTLKDVGAHKEQEETLEELISSTFSPYSVDYSWSSEAKQLRDIAVKSPWLISNQFILDHFKSLRIVDKNVHRVDDGLLKFRNLEELTLSVNKLRAVDTRNIPSTLKVLELVANQISDLEPLCNKPPPTLSHLGLGLNKISALHDYMTGTYWPDLLSLDLSHNNLCDLIEVVQTLATLPKLRNLVLIGNPLALIPGYRGFIIDSLRSLSILDDIGISADEKHHFKGLARKIEFILDEAKVTVKVGMVTGIPMPPELQATEEQPEFPIVTRTYYVECMFLEDFQARVLTAQSKDVASLLTDKETGDLEKDSGPQLPSSDDVVEQTDSDEQRINTVEPVTNQDGPVTEGTFFTEADDEDQSDQQPPPSASNGTDHSGSPLPPLKLVPYRTEGLQWSEEGLEFTWEHELVIDDLPALKEFLKRGMAITVKEDKVLSVPAEEGEEKASEAGKKAEKGGAGGGHAKSAKTGKDSKNEKEKPKEKPGGGKGKKKKEPEIELIHSPPEVTVLGLYTVELSSFIDGEYSTEETCRCVGGSLDVGEEEEEQKKEEGSESKKDKKKKKESGDTSKAKKGKEVKDKDKDKGKKTGKPDKKDSKMKRSESQLSEDEDVQTPPPPLTVHLQVDLHRWLTARDSIPKPKEVQKPPEEDGGKSEAGGQTL, encoded by the exons ATGCCGGTAGCTATTGGAATCGACGCTTTCACTGCGTTTGAGAGGCAACTTAGAACATTATGTCTTACAGAATTTCCCTGCGGACGAGGATCTTGG CGCACCTTGAGTGACAAGAGTCTACCAGAATCACGTTTCACTACAACGCTGAAAG ATGTCGGAGCACATAAAGAGCAAGAGGAGACCCTCGAGGAGTTGATCTCCTCCACTTTCTCTCCGTACAGCGTCGACTACAGCTGGAGTTCAGAAGCCAAACAGCTACGAGACATCGCTGTTAAGAGTCCCTGGCTCATCAGCAATCAATTTATTCTGGATCACTTCAAGTCGCTCAGAATAGTGGACAAGAAT GTGCATAGAGTTGATGACGGTTTACTCAAGTTCAGGAATCTTGAAGAACTTACGTTGAGTGTGAATAAACTGAGAGCAGTTGACACCCGTAATATTCCAAGCACGCTAAAG GTTTTGGAGCTTGTGGCCAATCAGATCAGTGATTTGGAACCGTTATGCAACAAGCCACCTCCCACTTTAAGTCATCTTGGCCTTGGTCTAAACAAGATCTCTGCTCTACATGACTACATGACGGGAACCTACTG GCCCGATCTATTATCTCTTGATCTGAGTCATAATAACCTTTGTGACCTCATCGAGGTCGTGCAGACGCTAGCAACGCTTCCCAAACTCAGGAATCTCGTCCTAATCGGTAACCCTCTTGCA TTGATACCAGGCTATCGAGGTTTCATTATAGACAGCCTACGAAGTCTGTCCATTCTTGATGATATTGGGATCTCGGCAGATGAGAAACACCACTTCAAGGGTCTGGCCAGAAAAATAG AATTTATTTTAGACGAGGCAAAGGTTACTGTCAAGGTTGGCATGGTGACAGGTATTCCAATGCCCCCGGAACTTCAG GCCACCGAGGAACAGCCTGAGTTTCCCATTGTGACGCGTACCTACTATGTAGAGTGCATGTTCCTGGAGGATTTCCAGGCTAGGGTTTTGACAGCTCAGAGCAAAGATGTCGCATCGCTCTTGACTGATAAAGAGACAGGGGACTTGGAGAAGGATTCAGGG CCTCAGCTACCAAGTTCAGACGATGTCGTTGAGCAAACGGATAGTGATGAACAGCGCATCAATACTGTAGAACCAGTCACAAACCAAG ATGGACCTGTCACAGAGGGAACATTTTTCACAGAAGCCGATGATGAAGACCAATCAGATCAGCAGCCACCCCCCTCAGCCAGTAATGGTACAGACCACTCAGGTTCACCACTGCCTCCATTAAAGCTAGTTCCATACCGAACAGAGGGGTTGCAATGGTCTGAGGAGGGCCTGGAATTCACCTGGGAGCACGAGTTGGTCATCGATGATTTGCCTGCGCTGAAGGAGTTTTTGAAGAGGGGAATGGCAATCACTGTAAAAGAAGACAAG GTGCTGTCCGTACCAGCAGAGGAGGGTGAAGAGAAGGCCAGTGAGGCAGGCAAGAAGGCAGAGAAGGGAGGAGCAGGAGGGGGACATGCCAAGTCAGCCAAAACCGGGAAGGATAGTAAAAACGAGAAAGAGAAACCCAAG GAAAAACCCGGAGGTGGAAaggggaagaagaagaaggaaccGGAGATAGAATTGATCCACTCGCCTCCAGAGGTGACCGTCCTAGGTCTGTACACTGTGGAGTTATCTAGCTTCATTGATGGGGAGTATAGCACTGAGGAGACATGTAGGTGTGTAGGAGGATCACTGGATGtaggggaggaggaggaggagcaGAAAAAAGAGGAGGGCTCAGAGTCTAAGAAG gacaaaaagaagaaaaaggaaaGTGGAGACACCTCAAAGGCCAAGAAAGGAAAAGAAGTAAAAGAtaaagacaaagacaagg GCAAGAAAACCGGCAAACCTGATAAGAAAGATTCTAAGATGAAGAGGTCTGAATCGCAGCTCAGCGAGGATGAGGATGTACAGACTCCGCCCCCTCCCCTCACCGTACATCTCCAG GTTGATCTTCATCGGTGGCTGACGGCGAGAGATTCCATTCCTAAACCCAAAGAAGTTCAGAAACCACCGGAAGAGGATGGAGGGAAGAGTGAGGCTGGAGGTCAGACGTTGTAG